In Lolium perenne isolate Kyuss_39 chromosome 5, Kyuss_2.0, whole genome shotgun sequence, the sequence tccggaggaggtgcccgcaggattgccaccattgcgtggtattgagcatcaaattgacttaatCCCCGATGCCTCGCtgaccaatagggcgccatataggacgaaccCCGAAGATATGAAGGAGATACATAAGCAAGTGCAagtgctactcgacaaaggttatattcgcatcagccttagtccttgtgttgttcctgttattctagttcctaagaaagatggtacatggcgcatgtgtgcagattgtagagcgataaacaacattactatttgatatcatcatcatattccccgtttagaggattgatgtccactcacgcttctattcctatagacagtgttgggcctccaagagcagaggtttgtagaacagcagcaagtttcccttaagtgaatcacccaaggtttatcgaactcagggaggtagaggtcaaagatatccctctcaagcaaccctacaatcacaatacaagaagtctcttgtgtccccaacacacctaatacacttgtcagatgtataggtgcactagttcggcgaagagatagtgaaatacaagtaatatggatgaatatgagtagtaattgcaatctgaaataaagatggcagcaagtaaacatgtagcagaacttgttggaaacggtgtttcaatgcttagaaacaaggcttagggatcatactttcactagtggactctctcaacattgatcacataactgaataaataaatgctactttctctacactctcttgttggatggaaaacaccattcattgtgtagggctacaagagctccctcaagccggagttaacaagctccacaacatccggtgttcatatttaagtaacctctagagtgcataatagaccattgcaatttagaccgagtactaacatagcatgcacactgtcaccatcagctatgaaagggggaatagatcgcatcaatactatcatagtaatagttaactccataatctacaagagattacaatcataacctacgccaagtactacatgatgcacacactgtcaacattacatcatggaggaggaatagactactttaataacatcactagagtagcacatagattaatagtgatacaaagctcatcatatggatctcaatcatgtaaggcagctcatgagatcattgtattgaagtacatgggagagagatgaaccacatagctaccggtacagcccttagcctcgagggagaactactccctcctcatcatgggggacagcagcggcgatgaagatggcggtggtgacgatggagatgccttccgggggcaattccccgtcccagcggcgtgccggaacagagacttctgtcccccgaatcttggcttcgcgatggcggtggctctggaacttttctcgtatcgtggcttattggtttagggttttcgcgacggaggctttaagtaggcggaagggcagcctcggaggggtcctggtggacccacacactagggggggcgccccccctttggccgcgccgccatgtggggttgggcccccttggctcccctttggcccctcttcggtgctctggaagcttccgtgaaatataagatcgtgggccttgatttcgtccaattccgagaatatttcctttgtatgatttctggaaccaaaaatagcagaaaacagaaactggcacttcggcatctcgttaataggttagttccggaaaatgcatcaaaacgttataaagtgtgaacaaaacatgtaggtattgtcataaaacaagcatggaacatcagaaattatagatacgttggagacgtatcaaggatatgctagatgaattgagttgtGCTGTTGTTTTCTCTGAAATTGATTtgtgtagtggttatcatcaaattagggtgaaagagggggatgaatggaaaatagcctttaaaacaaaattttgcttttatgagtggttagtaatgccttttgaatTAACTAATGCATCTAGTaccttcatgagactgatgaaccatgttttgtctgattttattggcaagtttgtggttgtgtaccttgatgacatattaatttacggccgcaatgaatctgatcatactatgcatATTCGACATCTTTTGCAAGTGTTACGTGATAACAAactttatggtaatcttgagaagtgcacattttgtaaagataaggtcatatttctgggttatgttgtctataAGCATGGGGTAGAGGTAGATTCAtctaaaattgaagcaattcaaaattggccaactcccatgaatgtgagtcaagtaagaagttttcatgatcttgctgggttttatagaatatttgtgcccaattttagtactattgctgcacctttgaataaattgaataaaaagggtgttgtatttgagtggggcgcagcccaagatcatgcatttGATAAGCTGAAACGTATGTTAACTTCTGCATCGTTGCTTGCAAATTCcttatttcaataagcaatttgagattgaatgtgatgctagtggtattggaattggtggtgtcttgatgcaagagggtcgccaaattgcatatttttctgagaaactttctggtgctaagttgaactatcctatatatgataaagaattgtatgttgtaattagagttcttgagatttggcaacattatttatggccaaaagaatttattatacattctgatcatgaagatttgaaatatctgaaggctcaatctaacttgcataggcgtcttgctaagtgggttgagtttattgggttttttccatacattattaagcataagaagggaaaagataatgttgttgctgatgctttatctaggaaaaatatgttattaactcaacttgatgttgaaattcctggattagaatacTATGTGTATGCCACTAATCATGATTTTGTTGAGCCagatcgcttgtgtgctattggtaaagcatgggagaaatatcacatacatgatgggttcttgtttagagctaacaaactatgtgctcCAGAATCgtttgtgcgtttgctcttattgtaggaatcacatgctggaggtttgatgtgtcactttgggcgtgagaagaagctactcatgctcgctgatcacttttattggccaaagatgaggcgggatgtggacaaatatgtgaagagatgcattacttgcaaaaagtccaagtccaagccgaAGCCTCAcgatttgtatactcctttaccggcacctactacaccatgggaagatattagtatggattttgtgttgggttttccgcgtactaaaagaggccatgattctaattttgtggtagtggatagattctctaagatgtcacactttattgtctgccacaagagcgacgatgcgttgcATATTGCTAACCCGTTTTTCAGGAAGATTGTACGTTTACATGGAGtctcgaagactattgtttctgatcgtgacgtcaagttcatgagctgcttctggaagacactttggggaaagctggggacgaagttacttttcagcactacttgtcatccccaaactgatggtcaaactgaggtggtgaaccgAACAttttcacaactgttgagatccatgatcaagaataaCTTGAAGGattgggaagattgtttgccacatgtggagtttgcttacaacaggacggtacattctaccacagaggtggtgtatggtttttgaggtggtgtatggtttcaaacccattacaccACTTTacttgttgcctctacccatacatgagaattaatatggaggcatcaaagatggcagattttgtacggaagatacatgtgaaAACTAAAGAGATGATAGAGAAGAAAAGCGAGAATAATGCTGCAACGGTTATTATTGTATTTTCTCGAATTCGGGTCGTGTCCGAgtcagtctcgaccagatcccgatctgggtcggttattattgtattttctcgacttctggtcgtcctgaacccttATATAAGTGCTCAAGACGCCCCCATAatagctttagaccacgtttaagataaaccctagttcataattGATTGATTTGCAACTCTACTGAATCTAtacaccaattcgcatcgatctggtgtATTGCTATTGAAAGTTTTGTGTGATCTGATGTTCCATtgtgaattagaaggttgcaatttaccgcttcgtggtcggcggctacgtgcgcaagtgtgtggagttacgaatatcttgcagggttgagagctgttgcattggcgacaggaatcaatcgagagactcgtcagcgtcatacaagttatcatccacttcatcatcgtgtatctccgttgtgttcatcaccatccacctcgcttactgagaagaccgggcaaccccttatcaaatGGTGCGCTCAATGTCGTCTCATTCCCACCGATAGTAGGGTGATGAGTGCTCCCGGACTCCGTCATCCACGTACAGGTTAGTGCTCAGTGGCAATAGCATTCACCACTGCGAGGTCGAGCTCGGCGCTGGCGTCCAGATCCGAGGAGAATAAGATGGAAGGTGGCCCAGCCCGCAGCGGCTGGTTGTGTTCTTCGCCGACCAGGACCTCCACATCTTCTTCCCGAATGCCACCATCGCTATGATTACACGAGCACCGACAAGACCTCCCGGTGAGACCTGCTTCGTCCTCAGCAACAGCTGCCTGACGATGATGGCGATCATGGCTCGTTTCAGGTTACTCACCACTCCCCCTTCATAATCTCGCATGTTCCTATCGATCTCAGCCACCAATTCTTGTCGGTCGTGATTAGTTACGGCGACTCGGTAGCGGAGCTCGGTGGTGTACTTTGCTATTCTCGAGGTCCCCCGATTCCGTCCAAGGCGCCGTTAAATTTCAGGTCCAAAATTGAACCTTCTTGGGCCAGTTGGACCGGTGATGAACTGCGGTCCTCCTCGGCGACAACGTAGCTCAGGCAGTGCTGGCCACCAGGTTTATCCGTGCCATAACCAGCAACCCATCACCAGCCGATATTCCCTCTGCTCCTCTCGCTCTCGCATGCATCCTACATAACCGCCACTGTGATCACTCTTGTGGTCTGGCTTCAAGACCTCTAGGGAAGACGCAGCTCAAGAATCTTCACCACCCGTTGCTCCACGCCTATTCTCAGGAGAGAATGAGCCACACCGGCCCCGGCCTTCCTGTCAGGTTAGGGCTACTCATTGTCTTGCAAATTTTTCAAGGTCAGAGCAACACACTATGGTGTGGTTGGGTTCCGGGCCTGACGTTATGTTGCAGGAGCTGGAACTCGATCATCTTGTAACCCTGCTTATTTAATGCAATCATCTTTTACCCGCAAAAAAGAAGAAGAGCCAACACGTCATTGTTCTATCACCCGGCAATAAGGACGATAACAAGGCAATTATGGTAGCTGCTTTTATGTACCGAATTTAGTATAATCCATAGTCAAGTACTCAACTTTGTACCCATTGTTTCTGAAAATAATTCCCACCATACATAACAATAGTCCAGTCATTTCTAAGTATTTTAGCACATTTTTTTATCATTCGTTTACTAACAGGCCTCCACATCATAATTGTAATTTAACATAATTTAAAGCATCCTTTATTCTATCGCTCCAGGTTGGGCAACTACTTTATTTTTTCACTCTAGGTTGTGCGGGGCGTGCGCCTATCCTTGATACTCCAAACATTAATCTGAAGTGTGGATGGACTAGCTTGATACTTCACATAAACTATACCACATGCAGGAAAGGAAAGATAAACAATTCGTGCCAAAATAAACTTAACACTTCACATAAACTATACCACATGCAGGAAACAAAAGATAAACAATTCGTGCCAAAATAAACTTAAGAACCAGTCCTTTTCTTTTAACATCGCACATCGACATTTATTCAATCGACGACATAAAATCTACGGAGTATGTAAACAACCTCAGCTAGAAAATCAAGGAAAGTCATACGAGACAATCAAATCATCCACAGAGATTGCCACACGAGCACAAGCATGCTGCCTTATTTGCATCTTTCTGTACAAAATTTATTGAAAAACACAAGAAGAACGAGACTAAAGACTTCATCTATATAACCAGCTGCGAGCAAGAAAAACGTGGCTCCTTTTCTCCACCCCAAACCTTCAGAATTGTTTGACAATCTGTCTCCAATTGAACATGAGACCATCCCTTCGAGCAGGCCAGCAAAATTGCATCCCTACATGCAAGCATTTCTGCTGTAAAAGGATCAGACACATGGTCATACCTTTGGCATACAAATCCGACAGAACATCAAGAGTACCGGTACTTAGATAAATCCTACTTTATCATAACTTGTACTTTAGTCTTCCTCTACTCTTGTCGCTTATGGATTGTGCGTAAGAAAATAACAAAGAACttagggccaccatggtgcctctTCATCTATTATGCCACAGATTTAAACCTTACAGAAGGAAGGTTGTAACACCTAAGCTCTCAATATTACAATAAAATTTCAAGATGATAAGCAGTACAATCAGGTCAGAGTGATACCTACCATTTGCTTCGGAGGCAATGCTGTCGGTGGTGGGAGGGGAGGGTCTTGGGTCCAGTCGCCGTCGCCCTCCGAGTCGTCGCCCGACGTGAGTCACCTCGCGGATTCTCTTCCTCGCCTCATGAGTGGTGGAACGGGCTCCATGGGTTGGACACGGAAACGACGCCGAATGGTGGGCTCGACCCAGGGACTGTTTGGCCCGGGAAAAAGTAGGAGAACCCTCGGGAACGCGTGTAACCAAACAAGGCCTTAGCTGGTAAACCCGGATTGTAATAAGTCAACTATGTTTGTTTTGTCTGCTTAATGATAAGCAGGGCTGGCTCTAAGCCTATTTTCTAAAAGAAAAGTTTCCTGGATCAGATCTCGATGGTTAAAACAGAGAAGCTAACATTCGGAAAACTAGCCCACTGCAGCACGATGGAGTTGATCGCTTTAAACAATGAGACATACAGATAAAACCTGATTTATTCAGTGGAACCAAGGCCAAAAAGGCTCACTCAAATCAAGAGGAACAGGAAGAACCAAATGCTCTGTAAACCAAAGCCATAACCAGTACATATTTCAGATAGTAGCCAGCATCAGTAGAAGCTCCAATAGATACAACGAGGTCTGGTACATAAAAATGTCATCTTGCTTGTAAGTTTACATATCAGAGGGATGATAAAAATAAGCATTCAATCCTAGAAGAGTAATTTGGATTCAAACTAATAAAAGCTTCTGATCGGTAATCCGATGAATAAGAAGTTAACAGCTATTAAAAAGATAAATAGAACTGGCTAGCAGTCATGTCTGCAAGGCGTTGCAGGCACAGCCATGGCTGCAAGAGCTGCAAACACAAAAAGTGAGTGCAAAATCTCACTCACTTGATGCTGATGGACACAGTCTTCACTTCAGTTTCGGGCAAACTGACGAGCTCCATCGTCTTTCTCAGCCAGCTCGCGGTCGCTGTGGTTGTCATCGTCTGACTGCGGGGGCAGCGCGAAGCGGCAGACCGGGCAGATGCGGTTACGGAGTAGCCAGTCGAATATGCAGCGCTGATGAAAGGAGTGGGAGCAGGGCATCATCCTGAGCTTCTTACCGTCGTCTACGAATTCCTCGAGGCATACTGCGCAGTCAAGTTCCCTCGTCTCGCCCGCCGTCAGCACCTGCAGAGCCACCATTGCCTTTTTAGAGGCTGGGTCACTGCAGACATCGTCAACAAAGGAGGCTGTATCTCCATCCTCGGcggctctcctcctctcctccaggTTCCTCAACAGGAAATCCTGGGACATCCGCTGGCGAAGCTCTGCCCACCATGCATCGGGGCCTTCGTTTTCCCCGCCGAATCGTTCGGCGAGGGAATCTTGCTCGCCAAATCGTGCGACGAGGGAATCATAATATTCCCCTTCCATCGCTAGATCTATCAAAGTCTAGCCCAGGGATAAGTAATAACCTGAAAAATGAACGGAGGAATCAATCTACCATGTTGCTACAATTACTCTACTCACCCACCTCTGACCCATCTGAGGCGGGTGGAGGCAGATCAGGGGCTCACGTCGGTGGCGGCGGAGGGAGCAGACGGCCGACCTATCGCGGCCAGAGAAATGGAAAATTAGGTCAGCCAAGAGAAGACCCCTCAAACCGCAACCTAAACTCGTATTTACAGGCCGAGAAAAACACCGTATGCGAGCTGGAAAAAAGCCTCAGCAAAGCAGATAGGGCAACGCGAACtgtatttaaaaaaaaaatcgtgGGAGAGATTGAGTATTGCAATTCGACCTTGATCGTGCAAAATGCGGCTGTACTCGACATTGCAATTCATATTACGTTGCAATATATATTGTAAACTAATAAAATGCACTGCCACGCCATGTTACATGGCAAAATTTGGCCCCGGGATGCTCACCGGAGACTAATGCCGTGGTGGCAGCGTTGCGGATGTGGAGGCGCGGCCATCACTCATTGTCTCTGATGAGGTTCTCGTATGGCTGCTCCTTTGCAATTTGCCGCCACTCCGTCGCTTTCTCGGCTTCGTGGTGGCTCGCAGACTCGACGAGATCGACGACGACGGGGAGCTCCGCGTTGGCGAAATCCCCGCACGAAAGGGCCGGCCTGTCCTCCAGCGCAGCGAGGAGGGCGGGGAGGTCCATGTCATCGACGTAGTCACCGACGAAACACGGCACCGACGCGTCGTCTTGATCCATCCGCGGCCCCAGCGGCTGCGGCGATGACGTACATAGAAGAGGATTCCGAGGTGGGAAACAACGCCATGGCCCGATGGCGGTGGGACTCCCGCCCGAGGAACGCGTGCAGCGGCGTCACACCGTGCTTGAGGTACTAGTAGGAGCCACGGATGCGGGCGACATCAGAGTTGATGAGTGGTAAAACACTTATCTTTATCGCCGTCTAAATTTTATATTTTTCATCCAAACAATGATAATATCTCTCTGGACCCGCTGTTAATCACTAATTATTGATAGATGATGGATATTTTAGGAAGGAAATCAGACGCAAATACGAGCTAGGAACTTCACCTAGTCAACCAGGCCGCTAAAATGAATCGCAGAAGGTTTACGGGCCACTAGTACGGTCAATCCCGCTCGTACCGGGTGACCGTGTCATATGTCGGTGGCTTCGCCTCATCAAACCCAATATATAACTTGAAGGAACCTAGGTAATCCGGGCAATAGAGCAGCACCAGAACCCGCCACAAGTCAAATCTCATCGGCACCGGAGCTTATGTCGTTGCcatgatcatctccatcaccatgccCTTCTTCTCTACTTTGTAATCTTGATTATATGGTAATTGGCGGAATTGTCTGAATATTCAATCCACTAGTAGGGAAAAGGTTGTACTCTCATTGTTAGCGCACCCATCTAAACGCACACGACCGGTATTAGTAGTCTTGTGCCAAAAACGCGCACGCGATTGGTACGCGCGTAATGGTAGCGTAGCGGAGGGTAGCGCACGCGACTAGTATGTGGGGTCCGGTTGTACTCGGGTCCAGAAAATACCAGCAACGCGCGCCCACGGGGGCTGATGGGGACATCCCTACcgaaccactacctccgtcattgcaagatgaagaagatgttgctgtgaagctcaagtccaatgaagtcaggattggacccattacaaTGGCTCGTGTGAAGCTACTTAAGGAGCAGGTGAATTCACTCCTAAATGGTACTTTGATCGATGGGAACTTTATATTGCCTAAGTCCTTTTACtcatgtatgatcaggtacgaagagggagcaagcatcgcacgagaagGAGAAGagtagctggacatggagctggacatgaagacatcccatggacgcgcaagGGAGGAGAGGAAGGCATGCACGAAGGAAGGAGAAGCAGTCCAGGCTGGTCCCACGCCCGGCGCAACCGGCCACCACGACGGCCGGCCCGGCCCCACAGCCGGTcccaccggccgccacgccggatgagcccggcgccagccggctcccacaccggtgccaaccgggcaccaTCAAGTAAGCCTGGCACCCCCGCCCGGTGTcatcccggtccctggcccggtccaaacGGACCgggcggtccctggcccggtcgaccggcccccaggacggccgtgtccgagtgatcagtctcgaccagatcccgatctgggtcggttattattgtattttctcgacttctggtcgtcctgaacccctatataagtgcccatgaCGCCCCCATaataggtttagaccacgtttaagataaaccctggtTCATAGTTAAtttctttgcaactctattgaatctatacaccaattcgcatcgatctggtattttgctactgaaagttttgtgtgatctactgttccattgggaattagacgattgcAATTTACTGCTTCGTgatcggcggctacgtgggcaaatgtgtggagttgcgaatatcttgcagggttgagggctgttgcattggcgacaggaatcaatcgagagacttcgtcagcGTCATACAAGTATCTCCACCTCCTCATCATTTTATCTCCGTTGtgttcatcgtgtgttcatcaccaccaccgtgcttactgagaagatcggtcaacccgttatcatcttggtattagatttcagcgtttcctcggtaagctatccacaatccaccccatagttgagttgtgagtgttttcctatccagaaaaagccaaaaaaaagttagggttagggtttgccatagcctcagATTGCatcaatttcgagttttagttgcttttcgtagttgttttttgcgtatctttttcttccatctagtagattgttagggtttgtgtttccgctatcatctattttcagtttttgttgctccgagtccacatagcgtacagtttgcttgttcccaaccatagacacagcctttcgacatacgtgactaggaactttcctaaaagagactagttttaccgctcgacaggctgctcgttaggcttTTGGTGCTGTGCAATTTCTGTTGGCTGTGTTACAAGGAGTAGAGTCAAAAagtcaagaaaaaaactttactgCAGCTACAGTAACCGTGAaaatagagaaaaagaaaaagtgaatAAAAAACAAGAGAAAAGAGTGAGGAGAAAAAGTGCagtgctagtaagatcaagtgaaggcctagtttacttttctgcacctgtagttgagtaaTCTTGTGCCTGTTCCGTTGAGCTTTGTTAGTATCTCTCAAGTGCATTGCACACTATTCATTCATATAGTTGTATTGCCATATTTATcgtcttgtgtgagtatcattggttgttttATACGATCagtgcta encodes:
- the LOC127304676 gene encoding uncharacterized protein, whose product is MEGEYYDSLVARFGEQDSLAERFGGENEGPDAWWAELRQRMSQDFLLRNLEERRRAAEDGDTASFVDDVCSDPASKKAMVALQVLTAGETRELDCAVCLEEFVDDGKKLRMMPCSHSFHQRCIFDWLLRNRICPVCRFALPPQSDDDNHSDRELAEKDDGARQFARN